The Fusarium musae strain F31 chromosome 10, whole genome shotgun sequence genome window below encodes:
- a CDS encoding hypothetical protein (antiSMASH:Cluster_10.1): MASNDSRLVTEIWDNICSFLTPPTLSNLRLTSHRLNGIARPWKFRSLRLEAFNPPSIERFIQIAKTPELRGLVREITIDTRIEFDFEYLCNESYIFPLAFMNALPHLRCFTNVTALHIRFEEHCGQDDRYYQTIEETFELRYRVLDTILHCAAGLWTLEKQIKIDQVMEGYIYLNEDEDERFDYSDQDLEFAHDKPFPLKELTITHLADYDDPNLASSEAWKTIISLPSLVDLRLFVTTEECDASPESTIHYIEKYDFFGNIHNTWLSPSIADHLRVLSLYFKDYWGWFPIMDFRNIGEDTPFPHLKVLALGNYVFTHEWQIEWFGNLGKENGSGGLEELYLDDCPILYHALQLRIGNDGYADHTAHTAQGGTGRGWNPIKRDFPIRWHQILSQWKDSMKGLKTLRVGHGCWWECPKDTRQAILLDPDYKDIDLQAMDHRLTRNLHRDFACPPPTEEEYWDGQNTFVSEKHRYGTGISNERKVRMQYIEYNCGLGPSPWLEKNSRYRGDEKGFEPEKGTLEKDNAAWDMIMAATLARRQGRLG, from the coding sequence ATGGCTTCCAACGACTCGAGACTTGTCACTGAGATATGGGACAACATCTGTTCCTTCCTCACACCACCGACCCTCTCAAACCTTCGCCTCACGTCTCACAGACTCAATGGTATCGCACGGCCATGGAAATTCAGGAGCCTACGCCTCGAAGCATTCAATCCACCATCTATTGAGCGATTTATCCAAATCGCCAAGACCCCCGAACTACGAGGTTTAGTTCGAGAAATCACTATCGACACGCGCATTGAGTTTGACTTTGAATACCTCTGCAACGAGTCATACATCTTCCCCCTAGCCTTCATGAACGCTCTCCCTCACTTACGATGCTTCACCAACGTGACAGCGCTTCACATTCGCTTTGAAGAGCACTGCGGCCAAGATGACCGGTACTATCAAACAATCGAGGAAACCTTTGAGTTGCGATATCGCGTGCTTGATACTATCCTCCACTGCGCTGCGGGGCTGTGGACGCTGGAGAAGCAAATCAAGATTGATCAGGTTATGGAGGGATATATCTATCTcaatgaggacgaggatgagaggTTTGACTATAgcgatcaagatcttgagtttGCCCACGATAAGCCGTTCCCACTGAAGGAGTTGACGATTACGCATCTTGCGGATTATGATGATCCCAATCTTGCTTCGTCTGAGGCCTGGAAGACGATCATCTCTCTACCAAGTCTCGTCGACCTAAGGCTTTTTGTCACAACAGAAGAGTGCGACGCATCACCTGAGAGCACGATTCACTATATTGAGAAGTACGATTTCTTCGGCAACATCCACAACACATGGCTGTCCCCTAGCATTGCGGATCATTTACGCGTACTGtcgttatactttaaagattACTGGGGTTGGTTTCCCATCATGGACTTTCGAAACATTGGCGAGGACACTCCATTTCCTCACCTCAAAGTTCTTGCGCTGGGGAATTACGTCTTTACTCATGAGTGGCAGATTGAGTGGTTTGGCAACCTCGGCAAGGAGAACGGCAGTGGAGGTCTTGAGGAGCTGTATCTTGATGATTGTCCCATCCTGTATCATGCGCTTCAACTTCGTATAGGAAATGATGGGTATGCTGACCACACAGCTCATACAGCGCAAGGAGGTACAGGACGAGGATGGAACCCTATCAAGCGCGATTTTCCCATCCGATGGCATCAGATCCTTTCTCAGTGGAAGGATTCGATGAAGGGGCTGAAGACACTCCGAGTTGGTCATGGATGCTGGTGGGAATGTCCCAAAGATACTCGCCAGGCGATTCTACTAGACCCTGATTACAAAGACATCGACCTGCAAGCTATGGATCATCGCCTCACGCGAAACCTGCACCGAGACTTTGCTTGTCCTCCCCCAACGGAAGAGGAATACTGGGATGGGCAGAATACCTTTGTGTCTGAGAAGCATAGATATGGAACGGGGATCAGTAACGAGAGAAAGGTTCGGATGCAGTACATTGAGTACAATTGCGGTCTCGGTCCGTCGCCGTGGTTGGAGAAGAATTCGCGGTATCGTGGTGACGAGAAGGGGTTTGAGCCAGAGAAGGGGACGCTGGAGAAGGATAATGCTGCGTGGGATATGATCATGGCCGCTACTCTAGCGAGGCGACAAGGCAGACTTGGTTAA
- a CDS encoding hypothetical protein (EggNog:ENOG41~antiSMASH:Cluster_10.1) codes for MFSFLTSSKKTVVRNRELGPGGVHLKDYGIPGRTNLVEALSDMEEEEDRVSDHLDDNDVWVNLDVQKDTIMAALQPKSNVQLKSGVTVKATDEMVNELQACIIEDYFTEEAIQRRAAGLKDSVHNWLEGVDDSDVANESNDSSEDEHSVSSKQSIGAEANVYQLPKSESFLKTKFNGPVYDNEKRLTAFNDRILSSAVYWGKVDDESDDEMPAFFKPSN; via the coding sequence atgttctccttcttgacctccagTAAGAAGACCGTCGTTCGCAACCGCGAGCTCGGTCCCGGCGGAGTCCACCTCAAGGACTACGGCATCCCCGGCCGTACCAACCTAGTCGAGGCCCTTTCCGAtatggaggaagaggaagatcgaGTTTCTGATCACCTTGATGACAACGATGTCTGGGTCAACCTGGATGTCCAGAAGGACACCATCATGGCCGCCCTTCAGCCCAAGTCTAACGTCCAACTCAAGTCCGGCGTCACTGTCAAGGCTACTGACGAAATGGTCAATGAGCTTCAAGCTTGCATCATTGAGGACTACTTCACTGAGGAAGCAATCCAGCGTCGAGCGGCCGGTCTCAAGGACTCGGTCCACAACTGGTTGGAGGGTGTTGACGACTCGGATGTTGCCAACGAGTCCAACGACTCATCTGAGGATGAGCACTCTGTCTCTTCAAAGCAGTCCATTGGCGCGGAGGCCAACGTCTACCAACTCCCCAAGTCTGAGTCcttcctcaagaccaagtTCAACGGTCCCGTCTACGACAATGAGAAGCGACTGACTGCTTTCAACGACCGCATCCTTTCCTCCGCTGTCTACTGGGGAAAGGTCGACGATGAATCTGACGACGAGATGCCCGCTTTCTTCAAGCCTAGCAACTAA
- a CDS encoding hypothetical protein (EggNog:ENOG41~antiSMASH:Cluster_10.1): MAPAGKTLKTRPKTAADKHRAVKRAPKRAPTRAAASEPPRRTDMILAMNDPYMQHIIDGTKTYEFRKYNMAGIQRIWFYRTAPHSAITHICPVNEAVTRNPGDQPLPEDGLGNKEYNQKDPDYEGYDYAYRINAVYEINAEGGQGITWAMMRDVHGMKIAPRGRVRVPESMIAQHSLEGQNKVL, encoded by the coding sequence ATGGCTCCTGCTGGCAAAACTTTGAAAACTCGGCCTAAGACTGCCGCCGACAAGCACCGCGCCGTCAAACGCGCCCCCAAGCGTGCACCTACGCGTGCTGCTGCCTCCGAACCCCCTCGCCGTACCGACATGATCCTCGCAATGAATGACCCTTACATGCAACATATCATCGACGGCACCAAGACATACGAGTTCCGCAAGTACAACATGGCCGGCATCCAGCGCATCTGGTTCTACCGCACCGCTCCCCACTCCGCCATCACACACATCTGCCCCGTCAACGAAGCCGTCACGAGAAACCCCGGTGACCAGCCCCTGCCTGAAGATGGGCTTGGAAACAAGGAATACAACCAGAAAGACCCAGATTACGAGGGCTACGATTACGCATATCGCATCAACGCAGTGTATGAGATTAACGCTGAGGGAGGACAAGGCATCACTTGGGCCATGATGCGGGATGTGCACGGAATGAAGATTGCACCACGAGGAAGAGTCCGGGTGCCCGAATCAATGATTGCGCAGCATAGCTTGGAGGGTCAGAATAAGGTTTTGTAG
- a CDS encoding hypothetical protein (EggNog:ENOG41~antiSMASH:Cluster_10.1), whose amino-acid sequence MEQSIPVAYDLASHHALGGGSYAFRTRYPLYLKALLSDPGRRTEVNIIIQPNSPAHIGTMCSLGLAFILARRLLDEGLDVSVTCDLWDRAKGEQMTIDGIVYQKSLRDKGKFQKHLPGYVQITNELASRYRVHHRIRMEEEFMSNPEIPDVLREVIVKREFYGKVLAPERGSLAIRASCPECGLVEKYGTRNVYADDGSTVTFHCPSHGPFTCDTQTESNRFQFNCQLFNLILGLFYQRTPYNWIEICGSDYAGFWQEQLLWRFLSKPAIIVYTPLISDWSGSKVSKSLYLQDTAYQYLKDSGQEYLLNYEVCRRENKDLTILWKEVELWVDEPYRLFRGYSIHYLHLLFEGQAIGLGTIHK is encoded by the coding sequence ATGGAACAATCTATTCCCGTCGCTTATGATCTCGCTTCCCATCATGCTCTTGGTGGCGGTTCATATGCCTTCAGAACCCGCTACCCATTATATCTCAAAGCGCTGCTGTCTGATCCAGGCAGACGGACTGAAGTCAACATCATAATTCAGCCCAATAGCCCAGCCCATATAGGAACCATGtgcagtcttggccttgcaTTCATCCTCGCCCGCCGACTCCTTGATGAAGGATTGGATGTTTCAGTCACTTGTGATCTCTGGGACCGTGCCAAAGGCGAGCAAATGACTATTGACGGTATCGTTTACCAGAAAAGCCTTCGTGACAAGGGGAAGTTCCAAAAGCACCTCCCGGGCTATGTTCAAATCACAAACGAGCTCGCTAGCCGGTACAGAGTTCATCATCGCATcaggatggaagaggagtTCATGAGCAACCCTGAGATACCTGACGTCCTTCGCGAGGTGATTGTCAAGCGAGAATTCTATGGCAAGGTCCTGGCACCGGAGCGAGGGTCACTTGCTATTCGGGCTTCATGTCCTGAATGTGGATTGGTGGAGAAGTATGGTACTCGGAATGTGTATGCCGACGATGGATCGACCGTCACATTTCATTGTCCTTCACATGGCCCTTTCACCTGTGACACCCAAACCGAGAGCAACCGATTCCAGTTTAACTGTCAGCTCTTTAACCTTATCCTTGGACTATTCTACCAAAGAACACCTTACAATTGGATTGAGATTTGCGGAAGCGATTATGCGGGATTCTGGCAGGAACAACTACTATGGCGATTTCTATCTAAGCCAGCAATCATCGTCTACACTCCTCTGATCTCTGACTGGTCTGGCTCCAAGGTTTCAAAGTCGCTTTACCTTCAAGACACAGCGTACCAATACTTGAAAGACTCTGGGCAGGAGTATCTGTTGAACTATGAAGTCTGCCGCCGGGAGAACAAAGATCTCACAATTTTGTGGAAGGAAGTCGAATTGTGGGTTGATGAACCCTACCGACTTTTTCGTGGCTACAGCATTCATTACTTACATCTCTTGTTCGAAGGGCAAGCGATTGGGCTTGGAACTATCCACAAATAG
- a CDS encoding hypothetical protein (EggNog:ENOG41~MEROPS:MER0003297~antiSMASH:Cluster_10.1) — translation MTIDQDPILTKLRDVSLSAVENGVSTHHTVEQEHPATAGLLSERESEAWQRAIEKVVRCVVSVKFSHPYSFDTETSKTSEATGFVVDAEKGIILTNRHVVGPGPFSGYIVFNNQEEVDTYPIYRDPVHDFGFLKFDPKAVKYMTLIAMELRPDLAKVGTEIKVIGNDSGEKLGILSGFISRLDRNAPIYDGYMDFNTCYFQANASASGGSSGSPVVNVDGHGIALQAGGRTDGSTDYFLPLDGPLRALKQIQRGEKVKRGEIQTVFKLKPFDECRRLGLSPEWESVLRKSFPGEDNVIVAMDVLPEGPSDEKLKEGDILLKINGDLVTQFLRLNEIFDSNIGKTVRILVQRDGQDVEENILVQDLCEITPDRFVTVGAACFHDLSYQIAQRYFLPCRGVYVSKSGPFHPTHDNYIMVDSVNHKKTPDLDAFVQVMKDIPDRARVAIKFWYVWEPQTVRTAVVPIDRHWFQRMKMFKRNDTTGVWDVEVLAEPLPAIRPPRLSASFDALEHIAQREIAEIARSFVHVRFSSPVLIDGQSARIKLGMGLVVNADRGYVIVSRTVVPTKLCDIELTFADSVLVPGKVVFLHPAHHYAIIQYDPSLVDAPVKSAIFSTERISQGAPTFFVGHNDCDEMVYASTAVTKVIPLEREPPNPPRGRPVNVDRIDVETRIGNHCGSGVLIREDGVVQALWVVYEMEDLDEACFGLSSQAIAPIAEKLSQGIVPTLRSLSIELEAVTMIEARVMGVAEEWIEKVQSKSSSDRRLFMVKRGPKQLPGQLGEGDVLLTLDDKLITQLHDVDVMYWKESLDVVAVRNGEQISFKAQTVSEDEFETSRVVNFCGLTAQKPHRTVRQSIKKLPSEVYITSWFIGSPANLYNVYATTFITHIDNKPTPDLESLVGIIASIPDKTYFKIKMMNYTGTPSVVTIKKDERYWPTVEWLRDETHAEGWKRVTYENGEVIQGEGLYGITL, via the exons ATGACAATCGACCAGGATCCCATCCTCACTAAACTCCGCGATGTATCCCTCTCAGCCGTGGAGAACGGCGTCAGCACACATCACACAGTAGAACAAGAACATCCAGCCACTGCAGGACTCCTCTCAGAGCGAGAAAGtgaagcttggcaaagagCAATAGAGAAGGTTGTTCGATGCGTTGTATCGGTCAAGTTCTCGCACCCTTATTCGTTTGATACAGAGACTAGCAAGACGAGTGAAGCAACTGGCTTTGTCGTCGATGCAGAAAAGGGTATCATCCTCACTAATAGACATGTCGTTGGCCCTGGGCCCTTTTCGGGGTACATCGTCTTCAATAACCAGGAGGAAGTCGACACGTACCCCATATATCGCGATCCAGTACACGACTTTGGCTTTTTGAAGTTTGATCCCAAGGCTGTTAAATATATGACTCTCATCGCGATGGAACTCAGACCCGACCTCGCAAAGG TTGGCACCgagatcaaagtcatcgGCAACGATAGCGGCGAAAAGCTCGGCATTCTATCTGGTTTCATAAGTCGTCTTGACAGAAATGCTCCTATATACGATGGTTACATGGACTTCAACACATGTTACTTTCAAGCCAACGCCTCAGCGTCAGGAGGCAGTTCCGGAAGTCCTGTTGTCAACGTGGACGGGCACGGTATCGCTCTTCAAGCAGGCGGGCGCACCGATGGATCAACGGATTACTTTCTCCCACTTGATGGACCGCTACGAGCACTGAAACAGATTCAACGCGGTGAGAAGGTGAAAAGAGGCGAGATTCAGACTGTCTTCAAATTAAAGCCCTTTGATGAATGCCGACGGCTGGGGTTGAGTCCTGAGTGGGAGAGTGTTTTGCGCAAATCTTTCCCTGGGGAGGATAACGTCATCGTCGCCATGGACGTCCTGCCTGAAGGTCCTTCAGACGAAAAGTTGAAAGAGGGCGATATCCTCCTCAAAATCAACGGGGATCTCGTCACACAATTCCTCCGTCTGAACGAGATCTTCGATTCCAACATTGGCAAAACCGTCCGTATTCTCGTCCAAAGAGACGGCCAAGACGTCGAAGAGAATATCCTAGTCCAAGACCTCTGTGAGATCACACCAGATCGCTTCGTCACCGTCGGAGCAGCATGTTTCCACGATCTCTCATACCAAATCGCCCAACGATACTTCCTCCCCTGCCGCGGCGTGTACGTCAGTAAATCCGGACCATTTCACCCCACGCACGATAACTACATCATGGTCGATAGCGTCAATCACAAAAAGACGCCGGACCTGGATGCTTTTGTGCAGGTTATGAAGGATATCCCTGACAGAGCACGCGTGGCAATCAAGTTCTGGTATGTTTGGGAACCGCAGACTGTTCGAACGGCTGTTGTGCCTATTGATCGGCATTGGTTCCAGCGCATGAAGATGTTTAAAAGGAATGATACCACCGGGGTCTGGGATGTTGAAGTACTTGCTGAGCCGTTACCTGCTATTCGACCGCCGCGACTAAGTGCGTCTTTTGATGCGCTGGAGCATATCGCTCAGCGTGAAATTGCAGAAATTGCGAGGAGTTTCGTCCACGTGCGGTTCTCGTCGCCAGTACTTATCGATGGACAATCCGCGCGCATTAAGCTGGGAATGGGTCTTGTTGTAAACGCTGATCGAGGCTATGTCATCGTTTCGAGAACTGTTGTGCCGACGAAGCTCTGCGATATCGAACTAACCTTTGCCGATTCGGTGCTTGTGCCCGGAAAGGTCGTATTCTTGCATCCTGCGCATCACTACGCTATCATCCAATATGACCCTAGCCTCGTTGACGCGCCGGTCAAGAGCGCCATCTTCAGCACTGAGAGGATCTCACAGGGTGCACCGACGTTTTTCGTGGGGCATAATGATTGCGATGAGATGGTGTATGCTTCAACAGCTGTGACAAAGGTCATTCCCCTCGAGCGAGAACCACCAAATCCACCCCGCGGCCGTCCTGTCAACGTAGATCGtattgatgttgagactCGAATTGGAAATCACTGTGGGAGCGGCGTGCTCATCCGTGAAGACGGTGTCGTTCAGGCACTTTGGGTCGTCTACGAGATGGAAGATCTCGACGAGGCGTGTTTCGGTTTAAGCTCACAAGCCATCGCGCCAATCGCTGAGAAGTTAAGCCAAGGCATTGTCCCAACCCTCCGCAGTCTCTCCATCGAGCTCGAGGCCGTTACCATGATTGAAGCGCGGGTCATGGGCGTAGCCGAGGAGTGGATCGAAAAGGTCCAGAGCAAGTCCTCCTCCGACCGACGACTATTCATGGTAAAGCGCGGGCCAAAGCAACTCCCTGGTCAACTCGGCGAAGGCGATGTCCTTCTCACGCTGGACGACAAACTTATCACGCAGCTCCACGATGTGGATGTCATGTACTGGAAAGAAAGCCTCGATGTCGTCGCTGTGCGAAATGGCGAACAGATCAGCTTCAAAGCACAGACTGTTTCCGAAGATGAGTTCGAAACGTCGCGTGTTGTTAATTTCTGCGGATTAACGGCGCAGAAACCACATCGTACCGTGAGACAGAGTATCAAAAAGCTGCCGAGCGAAGTGTACATCACAAGTTGGTTCATAGGATCGCCGGCGAACCTATATAACGTCTACGCAACGACTTTTATCACGCATATCGATAATAAGCCTACACCGGATCTCGAATCACTTGTGGGGATCATCGCCAGCATCCCTGATAAAACTT acttcaagatcaagatgatgaACTACACCGGAACTCCCTCCGTCGTGAcaatcaagaaggatgagcGATACTGGCCTACTGTTGAGTGGCTTCGCGACGAGACGCATGCTGAAGGATGGAAGAGGGTGACGTATGAGAATGGTGAGGTTATACAGGGCGAGGGTCTTTATGGTATTACACTGTGA
- a CDS encoding hypothetical protein (EggNog:ENOG41~antiSMASH:Cluster_10.1~SMCOG1052:Terpene synthase/cyclase metal-binding domain protein): MPHKDFPIRPLVRAFDPVGPDTLGPPDLDFASLFRETNVPEDAPLTLYPEQLNVPWHTSLPWVRQSKWWIQGEAAGRDLVNRISADKASERGALPVEFMDERRKGKINELVEDAVSCAVYLYPSASRTRIELLTQALLLLYFHDDVMERGATQDETTVADDFVTMKPKNKHMKRFYDEVMECDPILGPGLLRAIGLFVSAGRKKSPFKQDTYATLAEYVDYRRHDIAKPFMVAAIRFGTGIHHTPEEIAPFEELEELYVLHSMLINDLYSYDKEIHESRTIGASVVNAVHVIEKLMCVPPHLAKTITRTMSFDVEKKYYAESERFMRDPALSDDQRTYVIALFDCLTGNLFHHATLGRYTPYAEYVFDCKT; the protein is encoded by the exons ATGCCTCACAAAGACTTCCCCATCAGACCTCTAGTCCGTGCTTTTGACCCCGTTGGTCCAGACACTCTTGGACCTCCCGACCTTGACTTTGCTTCACTGTTCAGAGAGACAAACGTCCCTGAAGATGCTCCTCTAACGCTGTATCCTGAACAGCTGAACGTTCCGTGGCATACTTCTCTCCCATGGGTGAGACAGTCCAAGTGGTGGATTCAGGGTGAAGCAGCTGGACGGGACTTGGTGAATCGAATCAGTGCCGACAAAGCGTCTGAGAGAGGAGCTCTACCAGTGGAGTTTATGGACGAGCGCCGAAAGGGAAAGATTAACGAGCTCGTCGAAGATGCGGTTTCATGCGCCGTTTACCTCTATCCGTCGGCGTCGCGAACTCGAATAGAACTGTTGACgcaggctcttcttcttttatatttcCACGATG ATGTTATGGAACGCGGTGCAACACAAGAT GAAACAACAGTTGCTGATGACTTCGTGACTATGAAGCCTAAGAACAAGCACATGAAGCGATTCTACGATGAAGTTATGGAATGTGATCCCATTCTTGGCCCTGGCCTCCTCCGAGCCATTGGTCTCTTTGTCAGTGCAGGCCGCAAAAAGTCACCATTCAAGCAAGACACATACGCAACTTTGGCTGAGTACGTGGACTACCGCCGCCACGATATTGCCAAACC CTTCATGGTTGCCGCTATCCGCTTCGGAACCGGTATTCACCATACTCCCGAGGAAATCGCTCCCTTTGAGGAGCTAGAAGAGCTCTACGTTCTTCACTCTATGCTCATCAACGATCTCTACTCCTACGATAAGGAGATCCACGAGTCGCGCACCATCGGCGCCTCTGTCGTCAACGCAGTACATGTCATTGAAAAGCTCATGTGTGTGCCGCCGCATTTGGCAAAGACTATTACTCGAACTATGAGCTTCGACGTTGAGAAGAAGTATTACGCCGAGTCGGAGAGGTTCATGCGTGATCCGGCGCTGAGCGATGACCAGCGTACTTATGTCATTGCACTTTTTGATTGTTTGACTGGGAATCTATTCCATCATGCTACGTTGGGAAGATACACTCCATATGCGGAGTATGTTTTTGATTGCAAGACTTAG
- a CDS encoding hypothetical protein (EggNog:ENOG41~antiSMASH:Cluster_10.1), which produces MKVFFIAAVALLGSSLAAPATDTALVKKSSHLVDTIPYDGLPSVKVDLDALRAEQKAGQTATTKVKVKRSSKVTPKKKKTSNKAPAKKTKSSKKPKTTHSKRLLKSSSTGFKNGQDLVDSLDSLVAQITARSDTINGTLLRVQAGTETRNKGTTDALKEIIQIRAAVSGALTRLSTTKNLKLTSDQRADVLNLVEQLVQEILDIINDLLETLGLKLSLKASLNPLMNMLSDFLGGLAVTDGKLAPELRTRLGNLIRAQFDGDDTRGFDALGSGIENPLLRLHGSLKTSVGPN; this is translated from the exons atgaaagtcttcttcatcgccgcTGTAGCTCTCCTGGGCAGCTCTTTAGCTGCACCAGCTACAGACACAGCCCTCGTCAAGAAATCATCTCACCTTGTCGATACCATTCCCTATGATGGTCTTCCCAGTGTCAAAGTTGACCTCGACGCCCTCCGCGCTGAGCAGAAGGCAGGACAAACCGCTACCACGaaggtaaaagtaaagcGGTCCTCTAAAGTTACgcctaagaagaagaagacatcgAACAAGGCGCCagccaagaagacaaagtctagcaagaagcccaagacaacTCATTCAAAGAGATTGCTCAAGTCTTCGTCGACCGGCTTTAAGAACGGTCAGGATCTTGTTGATTCTTTGGATAGTCTTGTTGCTCAGATCACTGCGCGCAGTGACACAATCA ATGGAACACTCCTCAGAGTTCAGGCCGGAACAGAGACTCGCAACAAAGGCACCACCGACGCCCTCAAAGAAATCATCCAGATCCGCGCCGCAGTCTCCGGCGCCCTAACCAGACTATCCACCACCAAAAACCTCAAACTCACCAGCGATCAACGCGCTGACGTCCTCAATCTTGTGGAACAGCTCGTCCAAGAaatcctcgacatcatcaacgaccTCCTCGAAACGCTCGGtctcaagctcagcctgAAAGCATCGCTGAACCCCCTCATGAACATGCTGAGCGACTTTCTAGGCGGTCTGGCAGTGACTGATGGCAAGCTTGCGCCAGAATTGCGCACGCGTTTGGGGAATTTGATTAGAGCTCAGTTTGACGGTGATGACACGCGGGGTTTCGATGCGCTTGGAAGTGGGATCGAGAATCCGCTTTTGCGTCTTCATGGGTCTCTGAAGACTAGTGTCGGCCCGAACTAG